The following proteins come from a genomic window of Pyxidicoccus sp. MSG2:
- a CDS encoding energy transducer TonB family protein produces the protein MSPAPSRRLLFALAASLGAHGLVWLLVRGEEREVRRPPAPVPPPVEWVEVEVAGPTRTAERPPPEPKPPAVAEAAAPSAPGEDRPRRPPPPPSAIPREDRPATQDATRPDVPRAEVTPPRSDAPRADLPPPSDVPSAEAPRADVSPRADVPRADLSPSDMPRAELTGSRLLLAAREVTAPVDRGDPVATLDAGVPDTQASAQALVQDLVSEGIGRGKVERGLVHPYFSQLGKALMKAWDADRSVKEHGLQGYFDMGMERGRAYSRIWLERAEHYGDSGSFGAKDAPEADRRRPVSTVGDPSIQARRELRQKMREEFRATRRATIRVVQDAQGQLLDVKLVSPSHQPEVDQEAIKDVRAAAEKLPPPPAEAVGNRERITSLWQFELIISISPPIPSFTFEFDEALGFIDTRMPLDRRIYKRVRLLEVR, from the coding sequence ATGTCGCCGGCTCCCTCTCGACGACTCCTCTTCGCGCTCGCGGCCAGTCTTGGCGCCCATGGGCTCGTGTGGCTCCTCGTACGCGGGGAGGAGCGCGAGGTGCGCCGTCCTCCGGCGCCGGTTCCGCCCCCGGTGGAGTGGGTCGAGGTGGAGGTGGCCGGGCCCACCCGTACCGCCGAGCGTCCGCCTCCGGAGCCGAAGCCGCCTGCCGTGGCGGAGGCTGCGGCACCTTCCGCACCGGGCGAGGACAGGCCACGCAGGCCCCCTCCCCCGCCGTCAGCGATTCCTCGCGAAGACCGCCCCGCGACGCAGGACGCGACACGTCCCGACGTGCCCCGAGCCGAGGTGACGCCTCCCCGTTCCGACGCGCCCCGAGCGGACCTGCCTCCACCCTCGGACGTGCCGAGCGCGGAGGCGCCTCGAGCGGACGTATCCCCGCGCGCTGACGTGCCGAGAGCGGACCTGTCCCCCTCCGACATGCCGCGCGCCGAGCTGACGGGCTCGCGGCTCCTGCTCGCGGCGCGCGAGGTGACGGCGCCGGTGGACCGGGGAGACCCGGTGGCCACGCTCGACGCGGGAGTCCCGGACACGCAAGCCTCGGCGCAGGCGCTCGTGCAGGACCTCGTCTCGGAGGGCATCGGCCGGGGCAAGGTGGAGCGCGGGCTCGTGCACCCGTACTTCAGCCAGCTCGGCAAGGCGCTGATGAAGGCGTGGGACGCGGACCGCTCGGTGAAGGAGCACGGCCTGCAGGGCTACTTCGACATGGGCATGGAGCGCGGCCGGGCGTACTCGCGCATCTGGCTGGAGCGTGCGGAGCACTACGGCGACTCGGGCTCCTTCGGCGCGAAGGACGCACCGGAGGCAGACCGCCGCAGGCCCGTGAGCACCGTGGGAGACCCCAGCATCCAGGCCCGCCGCGAGCTGCGGCAGAAGATGCGCGAGGAGTTCCGCGCCACCCGCCGCGCCACCATCCGCGTGGTGCAGGACGCGCAGGGCCAGCTCCTGGACGTGAAGCTCGTGAGCCCCAGCCACCAGCCCGAGGTCGACCAGGAAGCCATCAAGGACGTGCGCGCCGCGGCGGAGAAGCTGCCCCCACCACCCGCCGAGGCAGTCGGCAACCGCGAGCGCATCACCAGCCTCTGGCAGTTCGAGCTGATCATCTCCATCAGCCCGCCCATTCCGTCCTTCACCTTCGAGTTCGACGAAGCGCTCGGCTTCATCGACACCCGCATGCCGCTGGACCGCCGCATCTACAAGCGCGTGCGGCTGCTGGAGGTCCGCTGA
- a CDS encoding esterase/lipase family protein produces the protein MSDDNNVEIQWPELFEGIKGLKQGAKNKIAVKTEAIPIIFVPGIMGTRLKNESGEKVWDPDAKGFMLWNYGLVTTGPAGKKKMLVGSQFKETFLEPYEDDAEHNEDFELASFNDAAARGWGSVSWSSYGTILTALHQRGQAPGKWSKSVGASFSLPVYAFGYNWTASNSAAGKKLKAFIDKVIAENAPCEQVILVTHSMGGLVARSACLEHGANSKVLGVLHGVQPVTGAAAAYWRMKAGFERPQHMKKSLSGIAQFAGDYVGSWVLGTNGEEVTALLGNMPGGLQLLPSMDYTANDGSARWLQFWDEEDNLIDSLPKSGDPYEEIYKNKDAYWRLLNPEHLNPGGKKDPRFSDKTIWSGYTRRVAVAKAYHQKNGLKPNYTAKAFYGSTDAHPTTDRAVYKLSGNGWLKKAGEYSLIALKVLRASLRGGVTAAFVLGFEAFKRTDTWKLRGGFETEISNGDAKLEVKLQLPSGAGDGTVPESSGKAMKLENTAFPGISHEPAYQSKDVQAHTFRVIEGFCKAKIKKRIGK, from the coding sequence ATGTCGGACGACAACAACGTCGAGATTCAGTGGCCCGAGCTCTTCGAGGGCATCAAGGGCCTGAAGCAGGGCGCCAAGAACAAGATTGCCGTCAAGACGGAGGCCATCCCCATCATCTTCGTGCCGGGCATCATGGGCACCCGGCTGAAGAACGAGTCGGGCGAGAAGGTCTGGGACCCGGATGCCAAGGGCTTCATGCTCTGGAACTACGGGCTCGTCACGACGGGCCCGGCCGGCAAGAAGAAGATGCTCGTCGGCTCCCAGTTCAAGGAGACCTTCCTCGAGCCCTACGAGGACGACGCCGAGCACAACGAGGACTTCGAGCTCGCCAGCTTCAACGATGCCGCCGCGCGGGGGTGGGGCTCCGTGTCATGGAGCAGCTATGGCACCATCCTGACGGCGCTCCACCAGCGGGGGCAGGCCCCCGGCAAGTGGAGCAAGTCGGTCGGCGCCAGCTTCTCCCTGCCCGTCTATGCCTTCGGCTACAACTGGACGGCCTCCAACTCCGCCGCCGGCAAGAAGCTCAAGGCCTTCATCGACAAGGTCATCGCGGAGAACGCGCCCTGCGAGCAGGTCATCCTGGTGACGCACTCCATGGGCGGGCTGGTGGCCCGCTCGGCCTGCCTGGAGCATGGCGCGAACTCGAAGGTCCTCGGCGTGCTCCACGGCGTCCAGCCCGTCACCGGGGCCGCCGCCGCCTACTGGCGCATGAAGGCCGGCTTCGAGCGGCCCCAGCACATGAAGAAGAGCCTGTCGGGTATCGCCCAGTTCGCCGGTGACTACGTGGGCAGCTGGGTGCTCGGCACGAACGGAGAGGAAGTCACCGCGCTGCTGGGCAACATGCCGGGCGGGCTCCAGCTCCTGCCGAGCATGGACTACACGGCCAATGACGGCTCCGCCAGGTGGCTGCAGTTCTGGGATGAAGAGGACAACCTCATCGACTCGCTCCCCAAGAGCGGCGACCCGTACGAGGAAATCTACAAGAACAAGGACGCGTACTGGCGGCTGCTCAACCCCGAGCACCTGAACCCGGGCGGCAAGAAGGACCCGCGCTTCTCCGACAAGACCATCTGGTCCGGCTACACGCGCCGCGTCGCCGTGGCGAAGGCCTACCACCAGAAGAACGGGCTGAAACCCAACTACACGGCAAAGGCCTTCTACGGCTCCACCGACGCCCACCCGACCACGGACCGCGCCGTGTACAAGCTGTCCGGGAACGGGTGGCTGAAGAAGGCCGGCGAGTACTCGCTGATTGCCCTGAAGGTGCTCCGGGCCTCCCTGCGGGGCGGGGTGACGGCCGCGTTCGTCCTCGGCTTCGAGGCCTTCAAGCGGACGGACACGTGGAAGCTGCGCGGTGGCTTCGAGACGGAGATCTCCAACGGGGATGCGAAGCTGGAGGTCAAGCTCCAGCTGCCCTCCGGGGCGGGAGACGGGACGGTCCCCGAGTCCTCCGGCAAGGCCATGAAGCTGGAGAACACGGCCTTTCCTGGCATTTCCCACGAGCCCGCCTACCAGAGCAAGGACGTGCAGGCGCACACCTTCCGGGTCATCGAGGGGTTCTGCAAGGCGAAGATCAAGAAGCGCATCGGCAAGTAG
- a CDS encoding class I SAM-dependent methyltransferase, whose product MDAPPSSRPDPPPDPLLSELQEVIAYYDALAPTYDADRFGNSYGAYVDGLERPVLRAWLKGPRVLDLGCGTGRFLDLATEGLDASPGMVQLARRRWPHKRIHEAPAWSIPMAAGALDAVFSMHVFMHLPLPVVRRVLDECWRVLRPGGVMVFDFPVALRRRLVGHQPSGWHAATAMSPAELRGLCAERWRLTERRGVALAPVHRLPPPLRPHLRWAEALLGRTPLKHLASYQMVKLEKLG is encoded by the coding sequence ATGGATGCCCCCCCGTCCTCTCGCCCAGACCCTCCGCCAGACCCGCTCCTGTCGGAGCTCCAGGAGGTCATTGCCTATTACGACGCACTCGCCCCCACGTACGACGCGGACCGGTTCGGCAACTCCTATGGCGCCTACGTGGACGGGCTGGAGCGCCCGGTCCTCCGCGCCTGGCTGAAGGGCCCGCGAGTGCTCGACCTGGGCTGTGGGACGGGGCGCTTTCTGGACCTGGCCACGGAGGGGCTCGACGCCAGCCCGGGGATGGTCCAACTGGCCCGGCGGCGGTGGCCGCACAAGCGCATCCACGAGGCCCCCGCCTGGAGCATCCCCATGGCCGCCGGAGCCCTCGACGCCGTCTTCTCCATGCACGTGTTCATGCACCTGCCGCTACCCGTCGTCCGCCGCGTGCTGGACGAGTGCTGGCGGGTGTTGCGCCCGGGCGGGGTGATGGTCTTCGACTTCCCGGTGGCGCTGCGGCGCAGGCTGGTGGGCCACCAGCCCTCGGGCTGGCACGCGGCCACCGCGATGTCGCCCGCGGAGCTGCGCGGGCTGTGCGCGGAGCGCTGGCGGCTGACGGAGAGGCGGGGCGTCGCGCTCGCGCCGGTGCATCGCCTGCCCCCGCCGCTGCGCCCGCACCTGCGGTGGGCGGAGGCGCTGCTCGGGCGCACGCCGCTGAAGCACCTGGCCTCCTACCAAATGGTGAAGCTTGAGAAGCTGGGCTGA
- a CDS encoding nicotinate phosphoribosyltransferase — MATSLLATDGYKFSMAEAGWPLRQETFYYSHRKGGLQVMPLDLAAYVKALLPDPKPEDYEFLARYDYEMGVGFKAAILRKEKLTVRAIPRGALFYPREPILTLTGPSALVSWVEPLLLQLNYRIQVATQALADREALASALATVTCEEQKAIALETLDAVGVKPVPITVDTEGYLRRVRATVQELIDIVEDPARIFEVGLRAATCMEHHELALRACKEAGVQRTSNVEGARRLGMIPVGTMGHEHVQRYGSDDAAFRAMRERRPGRSSYLLDTFDTLTSGIPAAFQLIREDPSAQDSIRFDSGNKKLQYLYAVTRARDVGIRPVNILEDGLDAQATLEFEDLRRQVGWEPSAQFYGYGGHIVARTMDCSLTRDRVAAIYKLSSTGRTPVMKFGNELAEGKQSIPGTPVIFRRRHGSGPIGLVGQEGEPVPEGYFPLMDSAAEAPSLIGAQEPSADARIAYTPATKELVEELTRRNFPKGR, encoded by the coding sequence ATGGCGACCTCGCTGCTCGCGACGGATGGCTACAAGTTCAGCATGGCGGAGGCGGGCTGGCCCCTGCGCCAGGAGACCTTCTACTACTCGCACCGCAAGGGTGGCCTCCAGGTCATGCCGCTCGACCTGGCCGCCTACGTCAAGGCGCTGCTCCCCGACCCGAAGCCCGAGGACTACGAGTTCCTCGCCCGCTACGACTACGAGATGGGCGTCGGCTTCAAGGCCGCCATCCTCCGCAAGGAGAAGCTCACCGTCCGCGCGATTCCCCGCGGCGCGCTCTTCTACCCGCGCGAGCCCATCCTCACCCTCACCGGCCCCTCCGCCCTCGTGTCATGGGTAGAGCCGCTGCTCCTGCAACTCAACTACCGCATCCAGGTGGCCACCCAGGCGCTCGCGGACCGTGAGGCGCTCGCCAGCGCGCTCGCCACCGTCACCTGCGAGGAGCAGAAGGCCATCGCCTTGGAGACGCTCGACGCCGTCGGGGTGAAGCCCGTCCCCATCACCGTCGACACCGAGGGCTACCTGCGCCGCGTGCGCGCCACCGTGCAGGAGCTCATCGACATCGTCGAGGACCCGGCCCGCATCTTCGAGGTGGGCCTGCGCGCCGCCACCTGCATGGAGCACCACGAGCTGGCCCTGCGCGCCTGCAAGGAGGCCGGCGTCCAGCGCACCTCCAATGTCGAGGGCGCGCGCAGGCTGGGGATGATTCCCGTGGGCACCATGGGCCACGAGCACGTGCAGCGCTACGGCTCGGACGACGCCGCCTTCCGCGCCATGCGCGAGCGCCGGCCCGGCCGCTCCAGCTACCTGCTGGACACCTTCGACACGCTCACCTCCGGCATCCCCGCCGCCTTCCAGCTCATCCGTGAGGACCCGAGCGCCCAGGACTCCATCCGCTTCGACTCGGGCAACAAGAAGCTCCAGTACCTCTACGCCGTGACACGCGCGCGCGACGTGGGCATCCGTCCCGTCAACATCCTCGAGGACGGCCTGGACGCCCAGGCCACGCTCGAGTTCGAGGACCTGCGGCGCCAGGTGGGCTGGGAGCCGTCCGCGCAGTTCTACGGCTACGGCGGCCACATCGTCGCCCGCACCATGGACTGCTCCCTCACGAGAGACCGCGTCGCCGCCATCTACAAGCTGTCCAGCACGGGCCGCACCCCGGTGATGAAGTTCGGCAACGAGCTGGCGGAAGGCAAGCAGAGCATCCCTGGCACGCCCGTCATCTTCCGCCGCCGCCATGGCTCGGGGCCCATCGGCCTCGTCGGCCAGGAGGGCGAGCCGGTGCCCGAGGGCTACTTCCCCCTCATGGACAGCGCGGCCGAGGCCCCGTCGCTCATCGGCGCGCAGGAGCCCTCCGCCGACGCGCGCATCGCCTACACCCCGGCCACGAAAGAGCTCGTGGAAGAGCTGACGCGCCGCAACTTCCCCAAGGGCCGCTAG
- a CDS encoding nicotinamidase, with amino-acid sequence MPLPMPRFHEDARAGQLHLERGAEVAEEARRYAAEHRIRPAREDGLRIAAFGIDVQVAFCTPGASLFVPGAVEDTQRALRFLYSHLDRITELVFSLDTHRAFQIFHPAWWRDAQGRPPAPLSVITAADVRAGRWQATRFPEESLAYCERLEATGRYVLTIWPFHALLGGLSHALVPAVYEASLFHALVRDTPTWFELKGEHPLTENYSVLSPEVTEVKGQKVGGFNTRLFEHLMSFDRVYVFGQAKSHCVLSTLQDLRQHIERTDRSKMGRVFILEDAMSPVPAPPLEPLPPALDFPRVADAALRDFRAAGMRVVQTTEPLDG; translated from the coding sequence ATGCCCCTGCCCATGCCCCGCTTCCACGAGGACGCGCGCGCCGGCCAGCTCCACCTGGAGCGCGGCGCGGAGGTGGCCGAGGAGGCCCGCCGCTACGCCGCCGAGCACCGCATCCGTCCTGCCCGAGAGGACGGGCTGCGCATCGCCGCCTTCGGCATCGACGTGCAGGTGGCCTTCTGCACTCCCGGCGCCAGCCTCTTCGTCCCCGGCGCCGTCGAGGACACGCAGCGCGCGCTGCGCTTCCTCTACTCGCACCTGGACCGCATCACCGAGCTGGTGTTCTCGCTCGACACCCACCGCGCGTTCCAGATCTTCCACCCCGCCTGGTGGCGCGACGCGCAGGGGCGGCCTCCCGCGCCGCTGTCGGTGATTACCGCGGCCGACGTGCGCGCCGGTCGCTGGCAGGCCACCCGCTTCCCGGAGGAGAGCCTCGCCTACTGCGAGCGGCTGGAGGCCACCGGCCGGTACGTGCTCACCATCTGGCCCTTCCATGCCCTGCTGGGGGGCTTGAGCCACGCGCTGGTGCCCGCCGTCTACGAGGCCAGCCTCTTCCACGCCCTGGTGCGCGACACGCCCACCTGGTTCGAGCTCAAGGGCGAGCACCCCCTCACCGAGAACTACTCCGTGCTCTCCCCCGAGGTGACGGAGGTGAAGGGGCAGAAGGTAGGCGGGTTCAACACGCGCCTCTTCGAACACCTCATGTCGTTCGACCGCGTGTACGTCTTCGGGCAGGCCAAGTCCCACTGCGTGCTGTCCACGCTGCAGGACCTGCGGCAGCACATCGAGCGGACGGACCGCTCGAAGATGGGGCGCGTCTTCATCCTGGAGGACGCCATGAGCCCCGTGCCGGCGCCTCCGCTGGAGCCGCTGCCCCCCGCGCTGGACTTCCCCCGCGTGGCGGACGCGGCCCTGCGGGACTTCCGCGCGGCGGGCATGCGGGTGGTGCAGACCACGGAGCCGCTCGACGGCTGA